The following nucleotide sequence is from Pseudomonas sp. S09G 359.
TGCTCCAGGCCCTGGATGCTGCGGCTGAATGCCGGCTGGGTGATGCCCATGGCGTCAGCCGCGCGCACGAAACTGCGGTGTTCGTTGAGCGCGATGAAGTAGCGCAGTTGGCGAAGGTCCATGGCGTGCCCGGCATCCTGTAGGAGAACCGGGATTTTAAGGGGGCTTCTTATTCCGTCAACGTAGCTTGATTGTTTTATCTAGACCTTAAATGCATATCTATAGAGCGGGTACTGTGCGGTAGGTCGCCGGGCTGAACACGCGGGTCACCACCAGCATGGCCACCACCGTCACCGTCAGCACCACCCAGGCGCTCACAAAACTGCCGGTCAACTCACGCAGCCAGCCGGTCATCCATGGTGAAATTGCATTGATCAAGAAACCCACGCCCTGCACAAAAGCCGCCAGTTGTCCGGCTTGGCGAGGGTCGCGATGGTGGTCGAGGGTCAGCAGCAGGCTCAGGGCAAAACACGCGCCCAGGCCGAAGCCGCACAAGGCCACCCATACGTGGGGCAATGCCTGCGGGGCGAGGATCAGGCCCAGGTAACCCACGGTCTGCGCCAGCAGGCTGATGCCCAGTAGGGGGCGGCGGTCGATCCCGCGTTGCGCCAGCACCGGCATCAACAGTGCGGCGATCACCTGGAAGATAGTCATGAACGCCAGCAACGAACCGCTGGGCAGCACGCCCCAACCCAGTTGCTGATAGTAGGCCGGCAGCCACGCCACCATGCTCATATAGCCGCAGTTCACCAGGCCAAAATACAGCGCCAGCAGCCACGCCCGGCGGTTGCGCAGGCCCTGGAACGCGGGCGTCACCTGTGGATTCTTCGCCGCGCCCAACGGCAGCCAGGCCCACAGCAGCAAGGCCCCCAGCGCCGGCAGCAACCACACGCCGAGCCCGGCCTGCCATTGCTGGAAATGCGTGGCCACCACCGGGCTGAGCAGCGCCGCCAGCCCGCCACCGGCCATCAGCGAGGCTGAGTACACGCCCATCGCCACCGGCACGCGGTGATGAAACTCGCGCTTGATCATCGCCGGCACCAGCGCCTGGATCAGCGCCACCCCCGCGCCGCCAAGCAACGCCGTGACCAGCAGCGCCGACGCCTGGCCCATCAGCCAACGCGCCAGGCACGCCAGCAGGATCAGCATCAGGCCCAACGCAATGCCGCGCCGCTCACCCAGGCGCGCCTCCACGCGCACGCCCACCAGCGCCACCAGGCCCATGCACACCACCGGCAAACTGGTGAGCAGGGCGCTGCTCTGGAAACTCAGGCCGGTGGCCATGCGGATCTCGCCGAGCAATGGGCTGATGGAACTGAGGATCGGCCGCAGGTTGAGCCCGAGCACAACCAACAGGCCCCAGCCGGCGAGGGATTTATTCAGGGTCATGCAGCGCCCTTGCGATAGATAAATGAGGCGTGAGTATGGGCAGTGGCAAAGGTATTCTGAAATTAAATATAACCATGCCAACCAGTGGCTAATGGAATGATGACCGCCATGTTCGATCCCGTGTTATTGCGCAGCTTTGTCGCCGTGGTCGATTGCGGCAATTTCACCCGTGCCGCCGAGCGCCTGCACCTGACCCAATCCACCGTGAGCCAGCAGATCCGCCGCCTGGAAGACGCTACCGCGTGCCAGTTGCTCGACCGTGACCAACGCCACGTGGTTGCCACCGCCGAGGGTGAGCGCTTGCTGGCCTATGCGCGACGCATCCTCGCGTTGCACGAAGAAGCCGCCGATGTACTGATCAACCAGCAAAGCGACGGCGTGTTGCGCCTGGGCGTGCCGGAAGACTTTGCCGCCGAGCGCCTGATGCCGTTGTTGTCGGCGTTTGTGCAGGCGTTCCCACGGGTGCGCCTGGAAGTCACCAGTGGCCTCGGCCCGGAGTTGCAGCGCCAGTACCGCGGCGGTGAATTCGATGTGTTGCTGGTCAAGCAGATGGGCGACAGCGCTGACTGCCTGGCCTCCTGGCCGGAGCCGCTGTGCTGGGTCGACAGCCGCAGCACGCCGTGCCTGGGGCGCGACCCGTTGCCGTTGGTGGCTTTCCCGGTGGGCGGCCTGTACCGCAATGAGATGCTCCAGCACCTGGAAGTGGCCGGCTGGCGCTGGCGTATCGGCTATTCCAGCGCGAGCCTTGCCAGCGTGTGCTCGGCGGTGGCCGCCGGGTTGGGCATCAGCCTGTTGCCGCGCCGCGTGGTGCAAACGGGGCATGTGGTATTGGGCGCCGACAGCGGTTTGCCGGCGGTGCAGGGCGTGCGGCTGGCGCTCTACGGCCGCAGTGGCTTGGGGGCGGCGGGGCAGAGCTTGCAGCGCCAATTGCTCGATTTATGCGCAAACAGCCCCGGCTGAGCCATGCCTTTCCTGAATATTTTTTATGCCTGAAAAGCATCGAAAAACAACGCCCCGGCTCCAGCCCTTGCTGGCCGGGGCTTTCGCGTTTCGGAATGTTTCGTTTATTCGTTTTAGGTCTATGTATAACTTTAAAGATTACTTTAAGAGATAAGCGTCTGGCCCCGATGATTCAGCCCTCGACGGCCTTCCACGCAGGCCTGTCGGTTTTTTTGTTTCAAAACCGTAGGGAGTGAATCAATGGGCAATGTCCAGACCGCCGCCAGTGCACACGAGGCGCAATGGCGCCAGGCACCGAGTGGTGAGTTGGTCGACCTTGGCCGGCCGCATCGCGCGCCGTTGGGGCAGTTGCGTACGCAGAAGACTCCGAAGCGCTTCTCCAGCCGCCGCGAAGGGATCCTGCTCGGCCTGCTGGTGCTGGCCCTGCACGGTGCGGTGATTTATTGGGTGAGCCAGAAGCCCACCCCGGTGCTGCCGATTGTGCCGCCGGAAATCCCGCCGATGACCATCGAATTTTCCCAGCCGGCGCCGCCAGTGGTGGAACCGCCACCGCCTGCGCCGCCACCACCGCCGCCGCCTGTGGTCGAGCCACCGCCACCGGTAGTGGATGAGTTGGCCGCCAAGCCGGCGCCAAAAAAGATTCCACCGCCCAAGCCCGTTCCCAAACCGGTGCCTAAGCCCGTCGCCAAGCCGGTCGAGCAACCTCCGGCGCCCCCTGTACCGGCGCCACCCGCCCCGGCTCCGGTGGCACCGCCAGCGCCGCCCGCGCCGGCCCCGGTAACACCAGCGTCGGCCAACGCCGCGTACCTGAAGAACCCGGCGCCGGAATACCCGTCACTGGCTCAGCGTCGCGGTTGGGAAGGCACGGTGCTGCTGCGGGTGCATGTGCTGGCCAGCGGCAAGCCGGGCGAGATCCAGATCCAGAAAAGCAGCGGTCGCCAGCAACTCGACGACGCCGCACTGGCCGCCGTGAAGCGTTGGAGCTTTGTGCCGGCCAAGCAGGGCGATGTAGCCCAGGACGGCTGGGTCAGCGTACCGATCGATTTCAAGATTCACTAACTATTGCGCTGCGGTGTGCTGCGCACGCCGCAACTTGTTCAGAGGGAAAACATCATGGCATTAGCATCTCCACTTGAATCCATCGAAAGCGCGGTGATCTGGCTGCTGGTGGTCTTTTCGGTCGCCACCTGGGGCCTGGCTCTGCTCAAGGGCGTGCAGTTCGGTCGCCTCAAGGCACAGGATCGCAAGTTCCATAAACAGTTCTGGGCGGCGTCGAGTCTCGACTCTGCCGCTGAACTGGCTGAAACCCAGCCGGGCGCTGCGGCCCGCGTGGCCCAGGCCGGTTATGCCGCAATCCAGGTAGGTGAGGCGCCGCACGCTGCCGACCTGAGCCAGGCCATCAACCACCAGGATCGTCTCGAACGCGCCCTGCGCCAGCAGATCGTGCGTGAGCGCCGCTCTCTGGAAACCGGGCTGGCCGTGGTCGCCAGTATCGGCAGCACCTCACCGTTTATCGGCCTGTTCGGTACGGTGTGGGGGATCATGGAAGCCCTCAAGGGCATCAGCGCCGCCGGTTCCGCCAGCCTGGAAACCGTGGCCGGCCCCATCGGTGCGGCGCTGGTCGCGACCGGCGTGGGGATCGCCGTCGCGGTGCCTGCGGTGCTGGTCTACAACTATTTCCTGCGTCGCCTGAAGCTTACGGCTGCCGACCTGGATGACTTTGCCCACGACTTCTACAGCCTGGCGCAGAAGAATTCGTTCCGCGTGCTGCTGCATCCGGCCCTGACCAAAACCAGCGCCGGCAACCCGCAAAAAGTGAAGGAGGCGTCCTGAGATGGCCTTCTCCACGCAAGACAGTGACGAGGTGCTGAGCGAGATCAACGTCACGCCGTTGGTGGACGTGATGCTGGTACTGCTGGTGGTGTTTATCGTCACCGCGCCGCTGCTGACCAACGCGATCCCGATCAACCTGCCCAAGACCGAGGCCGTGGCCCCGGTGGAGCAGAAAGACCCGCTGGTGGTGAGCATCGACGGCGCCGGCAAACTGTTTATCAACAAGGACGAAATCCAGCCGGACCTGCTGGAATTCAACCTGCAGGCGGCGAAGGCCAAGGACCCCGATGTGCGGGTGCAACTGCAGGCTGACGATGGAGTGAACTACGGCGAAGTGGCGCGAGCCATGGCGTCTATCGAACGCGCCGGGATTACCAAGCTGTCGGTGATTACCGCACGTTAGTTTCAAACGTCTCGACAATTTTTGGCCGTCTCCTTGGCAGGGTGCGGCCTTTTTTTTGCGTGGGATTCAGGCCGTTTCGAAAATCCTGATATGGAATCGAATCAGTGTGGGAGGGGGCTTGCCCCCGATAGCAGTCTGTCAGTCAACACACCTGTGGCTGACCCACCGCCATCGGGGGCAAGTTGAATCGTCGCACCGCCCCTCCCACATTTTGATCTTTGGGTTTTGAATTTTTGGTTATTAATAAATAGCTTCTTATTCCTTAACGAATATAACCCTCGTCCCTATACTGGTCAGCAACGTTAAACGCTGCAGGAGGGCACACCCATGCACAGCGAGTCGATTCGTTACCTGATCGTGCCGGGCTGGCAAGGATCGCCAGAAGATCATTGGCAAAGTCACTGGCAGAACAGCCTGCCCAACAGCGCACGCGTGGAGCAGGCCGACTGGCTTACGCCGCGCCGCGAAGACTGGGTAGCCGCACTGGCCGAGGCCATTGCCGCCGACAGTACCCCGGTGATCCTGATCGCCCATAGCCTGGGCTGCATCACCGTAGCCCATTGGGCGGCCAGCGCACCGCTGCAATTTTTGCGGCAGGTGCGTGGTGCCTTGCTGGTGGCCCCGGCCGATGTCGAACGCCCCGCCTGTGCCCCCGCCTTGCGTAATTTCGCACCAATCCCAACCGACCTGTTGCCGTTTCCGAGCCAGGTGGTGAGTTCCGACAACGACAGTGCCGTCAGCGCCCCTCGGGCCCTGGAGCTGGCGCGCAATTGGGGTGCCGAGGCCGGAATTTTGTCCGGTGCCGGCCATATCAATGTGAAGTCCGGCCACCAGCGCTGGGAACAGGGGTTCGCTTACCTCTATCGCCTGCAAAGCCGCCTTGAGCACCACGCCCGGCGCACTGCCTGACCTTTTTTCAACGCCCCGTCCCTGAGTGGATTTGGGGCGGGAGCCTGCCATGAGTCATGAAACCTTCGGCCAGCCATTGCTGACCTTCCCCGACGCCGAAAAAAGCCCGCTGAGCATCCGTGCCAAGGCCCTGGTGTTTGTCGACCCGCGTTCGCGCCAGTTGCGCGAAGACCTGGAAAACCTCGCCCCACGTGCCTTGCCCGTGTTGATTCGCGGCGAAACCGGCAGCGGTAAAGAGTTGCTGGCGCGGCATATCCACCGGGGCAGCGACCGCACCGGTTTGTTTGTCTCGGTCAATTGCGGCGCCATCAGCCCCACTTACGCCGATGCCGAATTGTTCGGCTATGCCGCCGGAGCCCACAGTGGCGCGGCCAGCAGCCGCGCCGGGTGGTTTGGTTCGGCGAATGGCGGCACCTTGTACCTGGATGAAATCGGCGACTTGCCGCTGCCGATCCAGGTCAAGTTGCTGGCCGCCCTGGAAAACCACGAGGTCACCCGCGTCGGCGCCCATCAACCGAGCCCGGTGGACGTGCGTCTGGTGGCCGCCACCAGCATCGACCTGGCCCAGGCGGTGGCGGCGGGCAAGTTTCATGAGCGGCTGTTCCATTACCTGAGTGAAGGCCAGCTGGACCTGCCGGCGCTGCGCGAGCGGGTCGGCGATATCCTGTCCCTGGCCGAATACTTTCTGGGCATCTACAGCCAGCGCCTGGACCTGCCGGTGCCGCTGATCAGTGACGCCGCCCAGCGTGTGCTGGAGCACCACAGTTGGCCGGGCAATACCCGCGAGCTGGAAAACGTTATTCACTTTGCCTTGCTGGTCAGCAGCGGCGACGAGATTCTGCCGGAACATCTGAATTTGCCAGTAGTCTGCTCGCCGCTGGAGCAGGTTCAGCGGATCTTCGCCACGGCCAGCGCCGCCGAGCAGGAAGCCCTGCGCAGCTTTCTACGTGACCAAGCCGCTGTATGAGCAAAATGGAATATCAACGTGAATAAAAGATATTGTTCGGGAATAAAAAAACTAGGTATTGTCCATTCCACGCCGCGATAGCACTTCGCTGGCACACCATATAAAAACGGTCGTCAGAGACGCCCCGGAATTTCGATAAGGACACTGCATGAAAAAGGTTCTGTTGTTTACCGCACTGGCGGCTGCCCTGACTGCAAGCCTGGCCCAGGCCAATGAGAAACTGGTGGTTGCTGCCACCCCGGTCCCGCACGCGGAGATCCTCGAACTGGTCAAGCCAGTGCTGGCCAAAGAAGGCGTGGACCTGGAAATCAAAGTCTTCACCGACTACGTACAGCCAAACGTGCAAGTCGCCGAGAAGCGCCTGGACGCCAACTACTTCCAGACCCTGCCGTACCTGGAAAACTTCAACAAGGGTAAAGGCACCAACCTGGTCACCGTTGTCGGTGTACACGTTGAACCCTTCGGCGGTTACTCGAGCAAAATCAAGAAGATCGAAGACCTGAAAGATGGCGCCACCGTGGCCATCCCGAACGAAGGCTCCAACAGCGGCCGCGCCCTGTTGCTGCTGCAGAAGAACGGTCTGATCACCCTGAAAGACCCGACCAATGCCCTGGCCACGCCAAAAGACATCAAGGACAACCCCAAGCACCTGAAATTCAAGGAGCTGGAATCGGCCCTGCTGCCACGCGTGCTTAAAGAAGTCGACCTGGACCTGATCAACACCAACTACGCGCTGGAAGCGGGTCTGAACCCAGCCAAAGACGCATTGATCATCGAAAGCTCCGACTCGCCATACGTGAACTTCCTGGTGGCTCGCCCGGACAACAAGGACAGCGACGCTATCCAAAAACTGTCCAAGGCCCTGACCAGCCCGGAAGTCAAAGCTTTCATCGAGAAGAAGTACAACGGCGCTGTACTGCCTGCGTTCTGATGTAACTCAAAACCCCCTTCAAGGTTTGAACGCCGATGGCTACTACAGCGTCGGCGTTTTTTTATGCCCGAAATTTGCAATGCTTTAGAAATGTGGGAGGGGGCTTGCCCCCGATAGCAGTGGATCAGCAAAAGATGTGCTGACTGAACCACAGCAATCGGGGGCAAGTCGAATCGTCGCACCGCCCCTCCCACATTTGATCTTCATCTCACCGTGGGTCTTCAGCGGCTATTGATCGCCCGGCGCAATGCCACCAGCCACTTCACCAGCTCCTGCGGATCGATTGGTGTTGTTGTGTTCATGATTCAATCCCTCGAATTACAGACCCCTCAACCATAGCCGCCACCGGCCAAACCCGCGAATCCGGGGGTTAGCTTTTTGGGTGATATCAATATTCTATTTGGGTATTTAAATTTTGCTTTTTATACCTTTAAAGTTCGCGCTACCCGACGTTACCCACGCCGGATTGGACTGCGCCCGCTGCATTACCCTTGCGGCGTCATGGACTCAAGATGACCTTCGATTTCGCATTTATCCTCAGCACCCTGCCGGCGTTTCTCAAAGCCGTGGGGGTGACGCTGCAAGTGGGCCTGATCGCCATCGCCACCTCCCTGCTGGTGGCGCTGATCAACGCCGCGTTGCTGGTGTTTCGCACGCCCTACCTGTCGCGCCTGGTGGCGCTGTATGTGGAGCTGGCGCGGAACACGCCGCTGCTGATCCAACTGTTTTTCGTGTACTTCGCACTGCCGGCCCTGGGCTTCAATATCTCCGGGTTCTGGGCCGCGATCATTACCATGACCTTCCTCGGCGGTGCCTACCTCACCGAAGTGCTGCGCGCCGGTGTGGAAGCGGTGCCGCTGGCGCAGATCGAATCCGGCAAGTCCATCGGCCTGTCCGACTGGCAACTGCTGCGCCATGTGATCCTGCCCCAGGCCGGCATCCTCAGCCTGCCGGCACTGTTCGCCAATTTCATCTTCCTGCTCAAGGAGACCACCGTGGTCTCCGCCGTGGCGGTGCCGGAGATTCTCTACACCACCAAGAGCTACATCGCCCTCTACTACAAGACTTACGAAATGCTCGCCGTGCTGACGTTGATTTGCGTGCTGCTGTTCTTGCCGCTGTCGCTGCTGCTCAGCCGCCTGGAAAGGAGGCTCCAGCATGGCCAGTTCGGGTCTTGAGTTGCTATGGGTGTCGTTGCCGCAACTGGGCAAGGGCGCTGCGCAAACGCTGTCGATTTCTTTCTTGAGCATCGCCTTCAGCACGGTCGGCGGCGTGCTGTATGGCGTGCTGCGCACCTTGAACAACCGGCTGATCAACGCGGTGCTGCGGGTTTACCTGGAGCTGTTTCGCGCGATCCCGGTACTGGTGTGGTTGTACCTGCTGTTTTTTGGCCTGCCGATTTTCTTCGGCTTGAGCATTCCGAGCTTCTGGTGTGCGGTGCTGGTGCTGTCGTTGTGGGGCGCCAGTGAAGTCGGTGAAGTGGTGCGTGGCGCGCTGCATTCGCTGCCGCGTGGCCAGCGTGAAGCGGGCTTGTCGATTGGCCTCTCGGACCCGCAGTTGTACGGCTACGTGCTGCTGCCGCAAGCCCTCAAACGCATGACGCCGCCGACCATCAACGTCTACACGCGCATCATCAAGACCAGCTCCCTGGCGGTGCTGATCGGCGTAGTGGATGTGATCAAGGTTGGCCAGCAAATCATCGAGCGCACTTATGAGTCGGTGTTGATCTACGGCGCGCTGTTCCTGTTTTTCTTCTTTATCTGCTACCCGTTGTCGGCCGCCTCCAAGGTGCTGGAACGGCGCTGGGCCCAAGCATGAGTGCATTGATCGAGTTCCAGGGTTTCAACAAATTCTTCGGCGAGCAGCAGGTGCTCAACGGCATCGACCTGAGCGTGCAAAGCGGCGAAGTGGTGGTGATCCTCGGCCCCAGCGGCTGCGGCAAAAGCACCTTGCTCCGCTGCCTCAACGGCCTGGAAGTGGCCCACAGCGGCAGCTTGCGCTTTGCCGGCAACGAGCTGTTGGAGAAAAAGACCGACTGGCGCCAAGTGCGTCAGGACATCGGCATGGTGTTCCAGAGCTACCACCTGTTCCCGCACATGAGCGTGCTCGACAACATCCTGCTCGGTCCGCTCAAAGTGCAAAAACGCGAGCCCCGTGAAGCCCGCGCCCAGGCGGAAAAACTGCTCGAACGCGTGGGGCTGGCCGACAAGCGCGACGCCTTCCCGCGCCAGCTCTCCGGCGGCCAACAGCAGCGCATCGCCATTGTCCGTTCGCTGTGCATGAACCCCCAGGTCATGCTGTTTGATGAGGTCACCGCCGCCCTCGACCCGGAGATGGTCAAGGAAGTGCTGGAAGTGATCCAGGGCCTGGCCCGCGACGGCATGACCCTGCTGATCGTCACCCACGAAATGGCCTTCGCCCGCGCTGTCGCCGACCGCGTGGTGTTTATGGAGGCCGGTCGTATCCTCGAACACAACACCCCCGAGGCATTCTTTACGAACCCGCAGACCGCACGCGCGCAGCAGTTCCTGGAGAAGTTCTCCTTTGTTTCAACACTGCCCAAGAAAACCAAGGAACTGGAGCTGATATGAAAAAGTTACTGCTGCCACTGCTGGCTGTCGCCTTACTGGCCGGCTGCGATAAAAAGGCCGAAGAGCCGGTAAAGCCTGCCGCCGTTAGCTACATCGACAAAATCAAGGCGCGCGACAAGCTTATCGTCGGCGTATTCACCGACAAACCGCCGTTCGGCTTTGTCAACGAAGCCGGGCGCTACGTGGGTTTTGATACCGACATCGGCCGCCGATTCGCCAAGGACCTGCTGGGCGATGAAAACAAAGTCGAATTCGTTGCCGTGGAGCCGGCCAGCCGCATTCCATTCCTGCAAAGCGACAAGGTTGACCTGATTCTCGCCAACATGACCGTGACCCCAGAGCGCAAGGAAGCGGTGGACTTCACCAACCCCAACCTGAAAGTCGCGGTGCAGGCCCTGGTGCCGAACGACAGCGCGGTGAAAAGCCTGGATGACCTGGCTACTCGCACCACAATCGTCACCACCGGCACGACCGCCGATATCTGGCTGACCAAAAACCACCCGGACTGGAAACTGCTCAAGTTCGAGAAAAACTCCGAGTCGCTGCAAGCCCTGTCGGCCGGACGTGGCGATGCCTACGCCCAGGACAACCTGGTGCTGTTCAGCTGGGCCAAGCAGAACCCGGGCTACCGCGTGCTGGAACAGAAACTCGGCGACGAAGCCCCGATTGCCCCGGCGGTGAAGAAGGGCAACACCGAACTGCGTGACTGGGTGAATGCCGAGTTGGCCAAGTTGGGTGAGGAGAAGTTTTTGCTCAAGCTGTACGACCAGTATGTGCGTAAAGAGTTGAGCGATGACACCAAGCCTGAGAGTGTGATTGTGGAAGGCGGCAAGTGGCAGGGGTGATTCTTCATTGATTGTACTGGCCCCATCGGGGGCAAGCCCCCTCCCACATTTGACCGTATTCACACATCAGAATCTGTGAACACTAATCCAGTGTGGGAGGGGGCTTGCCCCCGATGAGGCCGGTACAGTCACCGCCTACTCCGGCCAATACCAAGCCGGCGCATCCAAAATCCCCTGCCCCACTATTTGCGTCTCCCCCAACACCTTCTCCAACACAATCGAATTACACCCCTCATCCTGCTGCAACGCCGCAATCAACCGACTGGCATGCGACACCACCCATACCTGGCATTGCTGCGACGCCTGAATGATCAAGCGCGCCAACGCCGGCAACAGGTCCGGGTGCAGGCTGGTTTCCGGTTCGTTCAGCACCATCATGGTTGGCGGGCGCGGCGTCAGCAGCGCGGCGGTCAGTAGCAAATACCGCAAGGTGCCGTCCGACAGCTCCGCCGCCGACAGCGGCCGCAGCAAACCTTCCTGATAAAACTCAATCGCAAAACGCCCGCCCTGCAACGGCGCGATCTCCAACCGTGCGCCAGGGAATGCATCGCTCACGGCGTTCTGCAATGCCTCGGCGTCGCCAACTTCCCGAATCGTTTGCAGTGCCGCCGCCAGATCCCGGCCATCGTGATGCAACACCGGTGTGCGGGTGCCCAGTTGTGGCTGTCGGACGGGAGCGTCCACATCGCTGCGAAAGTGGTCATAAAAGCGCCAGCCCCGAATGCTTTCGCGCAGCAGCAACACCTCCGGCGAGCCGCGCAGGCTCCCAACCTGATCGAACAGGCTGTGATAATTCGGCGTGTGCTGGGCCAGCACATCCCAGGCGCGCCCCTCGCGCGCCCGCACCATCGGCCCGGAG
It contains:
- a CDS encoding biopolymer transporter ExbD, giving the protein MAFSTQDSDEVLSEINVTPLVDVMLVLLVVFIVTAPLLTNAIPINLPKTEAVAPVEQKDPLVVSIDGAGKLFINKDEIQPDLLEFNLQAAKAKDPDVRVQLQADDGVNYGEVARAMASIERAGITKLSVITAR
- a CDS encoding amino acid ABC transporter permease, giving the protein MASSGLELLWVSLPQLGKGAAQTLSISFLSIAFSTVGGVLYGVLRTLNNRLINAVLRVYLELFRAIPVLVWLYLLFFGLPIFFGLSIPSFWCAVLVLSLWGASEVGEVVRGALHSLPRGQREAGLSIGLSDPQLYGYVLLPQALKRMTPPTINVYTRIIKTSSLAVLIGVVDVIKVGQQIIERTYESVLIYGALFLFFFFICYPLSAASKVLERRWAQA
- a CDS encoding MotA/TolQ/ExbB proton channel family protein produces the protein MALASPLESIESAVIWLLVVFSVATWGLALLKGVQFGRLKAQDRKFHKQFWAASSLDSAAELAETQPGAAARVAQAGYAAIQVGEAPHAADLSQAINHQDRLERALRQQIVRERRSLETGLAVVASIGSTSPFIGLFGTVWGIMEALKGISAAGSASLETVAGPIGAALVATGVGIAVAVPAVLVYNYFLRRLKLTAADLDDFAHDFYSLAQKNSFRVLLHPALTKTSAGNPQKVKEAS
- a CDS encoding amino acid ABC transporter ATP-binding protein; the protein is MSALIEFQGFNKFFGEQQVLNGIDLSVQSGEVVVILGPSGCGKSTLLRCLNGLEVAHSGSLRFAGNELLEKKTDWRQVRQDIGMVFQSYHLFPHMSVLDNILLGPLKVQKREPREARAQAEKLLERVGLADKRDAFPRQLSGGQQQRIAIVRSLCMNPQVMLFDEVTAALDPEMVKEVLEVIQGLARDGMTLLIVTHEMAFARAVADRVVFMEAGRILEHNTPEAFFTNPQTARAQQFLEKFSFVSTLPKKTKELELI
- a CDS encoding MetQ/NlpA family ABC transporter substrate-binding protein, producing the protein MKKVLLFTALAAALTASLAQANEKLVVAATPVPHAEILELVKPVLAKEGVDLEIKVFTDYVQPNVQVAEKRLDANYFQTLPYLENFNKGKGTNLVTVVGVHVEPFGGYSSKIKKIEDLKDGATVAIPNEGSNSGRALLLLQKNGLITLKDPTNALATPKDIKDNPKHLKFKELESALLPRVLKEVDLDLINTNYALEAGLNPAKDALIIESSDSPYVNFLVARPDNKDSDAIQKLSKALTSPEVKAFIEKKYNGAVLPAF
- a CDS encoding sigma 54-interacting transcriptional regulator, giving the protein MSHETFGQPLLTFPDAEKSPLSIRAKALVFVDPRSRQLREDLENLAPRALPVLIRGETGSGKELLARHIHRGSDRTGLFVSVNCGAISPTYADAELFGYAAGAHSGAASSRAGWFGSANGGTLYLDEIGDLPLPIQVKLLAALENHEVTRVGAHQPSPVDVRLVAATSIDLAQAVAAGKFHERLFHYLSEGQLDLPALRERVGDILSLAEYFLGIYSQRLDLPVPLISDAAQRVLEHHSWPGNTRELENVIHFALLVSSGDEILPEHLNLPVVCSPLEQVQRIFATASAAEQEALRSFLRDQAAV
- a CDS encoding LysR family transcriptional regulator, producing the protein MFDPVLLRSFVAVVDCGNFTRAAERLHLTQSTVSQQIRRLEDATACQLLDRDQRHVVATAEGERLLAYARRILALHEEAADVLINQQSDGVLRLGVPEDFAAERLMPLLSAFVQAFPRVRLEVTSGLGPELQRQYRGGEFDVLLVKQMGDSADCLASWPEPLCWVDSRSTPCLGRDPLPLVAFPVGGLYRNEMLQHLEVAGWRWRIGYSSASLASVCSAVAAGLGISLLPRRVVQTGHVVLGADSGLPAVQGVRLALYGRSGLGAAGQSLQRQLLDLCANSPG
- a CDS encoding CynX/NimT family MFS transporter encodes the protein MTLNKSLAGWGLLVVLGLNLRPILSSISPLLGEIRMATGLSFQSSALLTSLPVVCMGLVALVGVRVEARLGERRGIALGLMLILLACLARWLMGQASALLVTALLGGAGVALIQALVPAMIKREFHHRVPVAMGVYSASLMAGGGLAALLSPVVATHFQQWQAGLGVWLLPALGALLLWAWLPLGAAKNPQVTPAFQGLRNRRAWLLALYFGLVNCGYMSMVAWLPAYYQQLGWGVLPSGSLLAFMTIFQVIAALLMPVLAQRGIDRRPLLGISLLAQTVGYLGLILAPQALPHVWVALCGFGLGACFALSLLLTLDHHRDPRQAGQLAAFVQGVGFLINAISPWMTGWLRELTGSFVSAWVVLTVTVVAMLVVTRVFSPATYRTVPAL
- a CDS encoding transporter substrate-binding domain-containing protein, producing MKKLLLPLLAVALLAGCDKKAEEPVKPAAVSYIDKIKARDKLIVGVFTDKPPFGFVNEAGRYVGFDTDIGRRFAKDLLGDENKVEFVAVEPASRIPFLQSDKVDLILANMTVTPERKEAVDFTNPNLKVAVQALVPNDSAVKSLDDLATRTTIVTTGTTADIWLTKNHPDWKLLKFEKNSESLQALSAGRGDAYAQDNLVLFSWAKQNPGYRVLEQKLGDEAPIAPAVKKGNTELRDWVNAELAKLGEEKFLLKLYDQYVRKELSDDTKPESVIVEGGKWQG
- a CDS encoding amino acid ABC transporter permease; this encodes MTFDFAFILSTLPAFLKAVGVTLQVGLIAIATSLLVALINAALLVFRTPYLSRLVALYVELARNTPLLIQLFFVYFALPALGFNISGFWAAIITMTFLGGAYLTEVLRAGVEAVPLAQIESGKSIGLSDWQLLRHVILPQAGILSLPALFANFIFLLKETTVVSAVAVPEILYTTKSYIALYYKTYEMLAVLTLICVLLFLPLSLLLSRLERRLQHGQFGS
- a CDS encoding alpha/beta hydrolase, giving the protein MHSESIRYLIVPGWQGSPEDHWQSHWQNSLPNSARVEQADWLTPRREDWVAALAEAIAADSTPVILIAHSLGCITVAHWAASAPLQFLRQVRGALLVAPADVERPACAPALRNFAPIPTDLLPFPSQVVSSDNDSAVSAPRALELARNWGAEAGILSGAGHINVKSGHQRWEQGFAYLYRLQSRLEHHARRTA
- a CDS encoding energy transducer TonB, which translates into the protein MGNVQTAASAHEAQWRQAPSGELVDLGRPHRAPLGQLRTQKTPKRFSSRREGILLGLLVLALHGAVIYWVSQKPTPVLPIVPPEIPPMTIEFSQPAPPVVEPPPPAPPPPPPPVVEPPPPVVDELAAKPAPKKIPPPKPVPKPVPKPVAKPVEQPPAPPVPAPPAPAPVAPPAPPAPAPVTPASANAAYLKNPAPEYPSLAQRRGWEGTVLLRVHVLASGKPGEIQIQKSSGRQQLDDAALAAVKRWSFVPAKQGDVAQDGWVSVPIDFKIH
- a CDS encoding AAA family ATPase; amino-acid sequence: MLKTLAVANYRSINKLVVPLDRLNLVTGPNGSGKSNLYRALRLLAETAQGGVINAVAREGGLDSTFWAGPETLSRRMRNGEVPVEAAVPQGSKRLRLGFAGEDFSYAISFGLPIPVPGSEFVLDPEIKKECIWAGPLYRPASLLVHRSGPMVRAREGRAWDVLAQHTPNYHSLFDQVGSLRGSPEVLLLRESIRGWRFYDHFRSDVDAPVRQPQLGTRTPVLHHDGRDLAAALQTIREVGDAEALQNAVSDAFPGARLEIAPLQGGRFAIEFYQEGLLRPLSAAELSDGTLRYLLLTAALLTPRPPTMMVLNEPETSLHPDLLPALARLIIQASQQCQVWVVSHASRLIAALQQDEGCNSIVLEKVLGETQIVGQGILDAPAWYWPE